AGAATGGGGGGGCTTCCACAGAGGTACAGAATCGTCAGCCACCATCAAATTCAAAACCCCTAAAGGCAAAAACGACAAAGGCTGAAAGACGTGCTCTACAGGAAGCACAACGAGCTGCAAAAGGTTCAGCCAATGGTTAAATTCCAATTCAATCATTTTAAATGTGCCAGGAGCTATATTGTAGTGCTCGTTTCTAAAAAATGCAAATCTGGCTAGAAGGAAAATTTGTTTGGAAGCTAAGAAACGTAATTTTGTGCATAAATTTGAGTGCCTGTAGATGTTGACTCCTTTCCTTGGGGGCTTAAAAGGTTCTATTTCCTGAACTAGCTAATTGCAATTTTTTAACTGGTTGCTGTATTCGGTAACAAATgctagtaattatccttttttcttttctttggatATTTGTGTTGTAGAAAAGTTTCAAGAGCTCATAAAGTAACTAGTTAATATGTTTATTTACTTATTGATAATGTTCTGTTTTTTATTGGTTAAAAGGTGAAGTGAAGAAGTCAGGTAACACTCCTGGTAAAGCTGTGAAGCAGTCCTCGACTATGAGAGATAGCACTGCTGCACCTTCGGTGGCATCTACTGACAAAAGAGGAGGTGATCGCACACATGataaagaaaggaagaaagatgctCCACCTCCACGAATGCAGTTTGATGATAAAAGCAGGGTAGAAAAGGCTAAAAAGCGAGCAGTTTTCAACCAAACTGAAGCTAGAAATAGGGTTGAATTATTTCGCCATTTGCCACAATACGAGCAAGGAACTCAGCTTCCTGATCTCGTGTCAAAGTTTTTCCAACTTGACCCCATTCATCCCGCCATTTACAAGGTTTGTTGTGGTAGGAAGGGGGTAACTAGCTAATACTGTTTATAATTTACTCTTGACTATAGAAGATCTTGGATTAATGGGGTAATTTGTCCACACTTTGAAGAGTCCACCAAAATACACAGCATCTACAACAATTCAAATTAGAAACTCATAGCTTCTCCCTATTTGATTAGGacttctatgtttttttttttttaaaatatttatttacaatCTCTCATTGCTTATTTATGATAATAGTTATATTTTTATGGACTTCTATGCACTTACACCCAATTATTTGCTTCTTCTTAAGCAAAAGATCATATTGTTTCTTGATGGTggtgaaataattaattaattgttccGTATGGTTGTGGTTAATTTATAATATGGATGACAAATCTGATGACTATTGTTTGTCTAATCTAGTGCCATACCTATACTTTATCAGGTTGGTTTACAATATATGGCTGGAGATATATGCGGAGGCAATGCTCGTTGTATTGCTATGCTTCATGCATTTCAACAGGCCATCAAAGACTACTCAACTCCGCCACAGAAGTCCCTGGGTAGAGATTTAACCACAAAAATTGGTGGCTATGTATCATTCTTCAACGAGTGCAGGCCACTGTCTGTTAGCATGGGAAATGCAATTAGGTTTTTGAAAAATCTCATTGCCAAATTACCATTGAATCTTCCGGAATCTGAAGTGAAAGCTACACTTTGCTCAGATATTGATCGCTTCATTAATGAAAAGATTATAATTGCAGACGAGGTCATAGTTAGACATGCTGCTACCAAAATCAGGGATGGGGATGTTCTTCTCACATATGGATCGTCATGTTCTGTAGAGATGCTCCTATTATATGCTCATGAGCTTGGAAAAGAATTCCGTGTTGTGGTGGTGGATTCCCGTCCAAAACTAGAAGGGCAAGCATTGCTTCGTAGGCTCATAGGGAGGGGCCTAAGTTGTACATACACTCATATAAATGCTATCTCTTACGTGATGCACAAAGTAACACGAGTTTTTCTGGGGGCTGCTGCAGTATTATCTAATGGAACTGTATATTCAAGAGTGGGAACTGCAGCAGTTGCCATGGTTGCTAATGCATTCCATGTTCCAGTGTTAATCTGCTGCGAAGCCTATAAATTCCACGAAAGGGTTCAGCTTGATTCAATATGTTTCAATGAATTAGGTATGTGTATTATTATGTTATCTTCTCTCACATTTCCTTCCAGAAGAGAGGGACAAAGGACAATGTCTGAGCAATTTTTGATTTCCTGCAGGCGATCCAGATGCTATCTCAAAGGTTCAAGGAAGGAAGGATATTAATCATCTAGAAAATTTGGCTGCTAAAGAACAACTGCAATTTCTAAATTTGATGTAAATTGAAGAGTATATATGAATATGATAACTAGTTATTGTACCTCAAAGTGATGTGTTCTAATTTTATGTGGTACTGTTTCAGGTACGATGCCACACCTTCAGATTACATCTCAATGATTGTCACAGATTATGGCATGGTAAATTTGGTTCAATCTCTCTCTGGCACTTGTTCATATATATACCTGTATTCCTGCTTGTTGTAACTTGGATGGTAGTCTTGTTATCTCTGTCTTCCCTCTCCTTCCCGTAAGGTTAAATTCCTTTGTAACCTAACAATTACCATTATCAGTTTGTTTTAAACTGTTTTCAACATTTCATTGGAATTTAGAAAAGCAAACAAGCAGTTGTAAGTAATGAATACGATATGACAATTAAAACTGAACCTCCACTTATCTCCATATTGTCCATTTTTTGCAAAAAAATTTCATGGCTTTGCTTTTGAAACTATCCAAATTGCCTCGTACCAATGAAAATAATTGTCCTCACATATGTTCCAAATCTCTTCCCTAACCATTGTGGGACTTTCTTTGGACCTAACAAGTTAAAGAGCTATTAATCTTTTTTACTCCTACAGTTTCTTCCGTTAACTTTCCTCTGTATTGATTCTAACTTCACTCagcttttcttcttcctcttacCTGTACATACATTTTTACCATCTCTTTATAGTCTCTATGCACAGCCATACGCCTTTCTATATGTAAGAAGAGATTGATTTTTCTCTTGCATTGACCTTTCTCTTGTGGACTATTATGGATTGTTATTGACTTTGAACATGGACCAAAGCTAGGTGGACTATTTTGGGTAGTTTTAAGAAAAGATGAGACAAATGCCATTGATCAGTACTTGGAGAAATTTCCTTTGTGGAGTGAAATTTGTCCTGCAGCTTATTTTGAGTAGGGGATTCTTTGTCCAAGGAGGCTATTGATTGCGCTGTTGCAGAAAACCCTAAACTAAAATGACATCTAGCTAGAGTCTACGGAAGATTGACTCATGCGGTTGTTTTCGGTCCATATGGCTTCTTTTCGTGTCTGAAATCAGACTTACGTTTGGGATAATTTCTTTTAGGTTAAGCAAACTAAGCTCTGGTCCTTTTAACTGTTATAAGATCATCCATGTCCATTATGGATGCCACTTTGCTCTGTCatcaatttattatttgtttgatGACTGCTGATTCTTGACATCTCAGTGGTCAGAAATGGAAAGTAAAATTTTTGGGTTTTGCAGCCATTTGAGTAAAAAATAAATCTCTCTGTTCTGTAATGTAGATCCCACCTACAAGTGTGCCGGTGATCGTGCGTGAGTATCGAAGAGAGCACCTGTGGATATAAGAAGGCTGAAAATAACCCTTCATTTGGAAGGAAGCTTATATCTTCTACAAGGATGAATGATAGATGTTTGTTGCATTTGATCGTGCAAGAAACAGCCGAAGCATGCTGCAAGGAGTTTTTTCACCTTGATGCAACCTTTTATTAATGCCATCCTggtttcaaattttgattttggtaAGTTGACAGTTAGCTAAGAGTGCGATTGTTATCTCTCCTTACAGTTTTCCGAGTGTTTTTCTGGGAAAATGTATTAATGGCAGAGTAAGGCTGAAAGTCGTTGTCAATAggaacataaaaaataaatttgtggAATTTATTTGAATCAATGAATGAGATTTTGATTGTTCCTTTATTAGATTACAGTAGCGTAGTAGAGcatttgtgtgtgtgtgtgtgtgtgttttccTTCTTGTAATAAGTTTAGTTCTGTAAT
The sequence above is drawn from the Cucumis melo cultivar AY chromosome 2, USDA_Cmelo_AY_1.0, whole genome shotgun sequence genome and encodes:
- the LOC103494100 gene encoding uncharacterized protein LOC103494100 isoform X1; protein product: MDARRGSRVVNPKVRQVGFFTLDAPNPPGRSLSGPADCTPSQQSLSPPSNSLSPVMIPPPRHLSDNLASRSAVFPLPPPANWRDSADHIHVGSYNPSEMLLATSPSGRIGDEELDMSEDSSTSVPYRRSGSGKIASSFPGVGIYMAAKASETSQAMVVNTVEANKSVGVAEKNGGASTEVQNRQPPSNSKPLKAKTTKAERRALQEAQRAAKGSANGEVKKSGNTPGKAVKQSSTMRDSTAAPSVASTDKRGGDRTHDKERKKDAPPPRMQFDDKSRVEKAKKRAVFNQTEARNRVELFRHLPQYEQGTQLPDLVSKFFQLDPIHPAIYKVGLQYMAGDICGGNARCIAMLHAFQQAIKDYSTPPQKSLGRDLTTKIGGYVSFFNECRPLSVSMGNAIRFLKNLIAKLPLNLPESEVKATLCSDIDRFINEKIIIADEVIVRHAATKIRDGDVLLTYGSSCSVEMLLLYAHELGKEFRVVVVDSRPKLEGQALLRRLIGRGLSCTYTHINAISYVMHKVTRVFLGAAAVLSNGTVYSRVGTAAVAMVANAFHVPVLICCEAYKFHERVQLDSICFNELGDPDAISKVQGRKDINHLENLAAKEQLQFLNLMYDATPSDYISMIVTDYGMIPPTSVPVIVREYRREHLWI
- the LOC103494100 gene encoding uncharacterized protein LOC103494100 isoform X3, whose translation is MLTPFLGGLKGEVKKSGNTPGKAVKQSSTMRDSTAAPSVASTDKRGGDRTHDKERKKDAPPPRMQFDDKSRVEKAKKRAVFNQTEARNRVELFRHLPQYEQGTQLPDLVSKFFQLDPIHPAIYKVGLQYMAGDICGGNARCIAMLHAFQQAIKDYSTPPQKSLGRDLTTKIGGYVSFFNECRPLSVSMGNAIRFLKNLIAKLPLNLPESEVKATLCSDIDRFINEKIIIADEVIVRHAATKIRDGDVLLTYGSSCSVEMLLLYAHELGKEFRVVVVDSRPKLEGQALLRRLIGRGLSCTYTHINAISYVMHKVTRVFLGAAAVLSNGTVYSRVGTAAVAMVANAFHVPVLICCEAYKFHERVQLDSICFNELGDPDAISKVQGRKDINHLENLAAKEQLQFLNLMYDATPSDYISMIVTDYGMIPPTSVPVIVREYRREHLWI
- the LOC103494100 gene encoding uncharacterized protein LOC103494100 isoform X2, with product MDARRGSRVVNPKVRQVGFFTLDAPNPPGRSLSGPADCTPSQQSLSPPSNSLSPVMIPPPRHLSDNLASRSAVFPLPPPANWRDSADHIHVGSYNPSEMLLATSPSGRIGDEELDMSEDSSTSVPYRRSGSGKIASSFPGVGIYMAAKASETSQAMVVNTVEANKSVGVAEKNGGASTEVQNRQPPSNSKPLKAKTTKAERRALQEAQRAAKGEVKKSGNTPGKAVKQSSTMRDSTAAPSVASTDKRGGDRTHDKERKKDAPPPRMQFDDKSRVEKAKKRAVFNQTEARNRVELFRHLPQYEQGTQLPDLVSKFFQLDPIHPAIYKVGLQYMAGDICGGNARCIAMLHAFQQAIKDYSTPPQKSLGRDLTTKIGGYVSFFNECRPLSVSMGNAIRFLKNLIAKLPLNLPESEVKATLCSDIDRFINEKIIIADEVIVRHAATKIRDGDVLLTYGSSCSVEMLLLYAHELGKEFRVVVVDSRPKLEGQALLRRLIGRGLSCTYTHINAISYVMHKVTRVFLGAAAVLSNGTVYSRVGTAAVAMVANAFHVPVLICCEAYKFHERVQLDSICFNELGDPDAISKVQGRKDINHLENLAAKEQLQFLNLMYDATPSDYISMIVTDYGMIPPTSVPVIVREYRREHLWI